The following proteins come from a genomic window of Pseudomonas syringae:
- a CDS encoding GGDEF domain-containing protein: protein MLRPSAARLSHFLPSLMLLVAGLAAAYVKDLNVFFTSLFNVLPTLVLLLGGAYCLVYRRQRELFLMLTVYIAYYLLDTQTDYYRDNGKVREDAAVIFHLVCLLLPVLFGLYAAWEERTHLFQDMVARLAVLVALGGVALGLEQSYPIELQAWLAEIRWPALHGNWMSLIQLSYLMFILSFGVLIWQYLEKPRPLHAAQIVGLLGLFWALPKTFILPFTLNILCSQVMLMIAAAVAHEAYQMAFRDELTGLPGRRALNERMQRLGRNYVLAMSDVDHFKKFNDTYGHDVGDQVLRLVASKLSKITSGGGKAYRYGGEEFAIVFAARTLDECLPHLEAIRETIANYQIQLRNKDHRPQDDQQGRQRRGGPHAGSVSVTISIGVAERQPEHRSAEEVLKCADQALYAAKGAGRNCVVAFDQLNRRGAVRTTET from the coding sequence CCCTCCCTGATGTTGCTGGTGGCAGGGCTTGCGGCTGCGTATGTAAAGGACCTGAACGTCTTCTTCACCTCGCTGTTCAATGTGCTGCCAACACTGGTGTTGCTGTTGGGAGGCGCGTACTGCCTCGTTTACCGGCGACAACGCGAGCTGTTTCTGATGCTCACCGTGTACATCGCCTACTACCTGCTCGATACCCAGACTGACTATTACCGCGACAACGGCAAGGTCCGGGAAGATGCGGCGGTGATTTTTCACCTGGTCTGTCTGTTACTGCCGGTATTGTTCGGCCTGTACGCCGCATGGGAAGAGCGCACTCATCTGTTTCAGGACATGGTCGCCCGGCTGGCGGTGTTGGTGGCACTGGGCGGCGTGGCGCTGGGCCTTGAGCAGAGTTATCCGATCGAGTTGCAAGCCTGGCTGGCGGAGATTCGCTGGCCTGCCTTGCATGGCAACTGGATGAGCCTGATCCAGTTGTCCTACCTAATGTTTATTCTGTCGTTCGGGGTGCTGATCTGGCAGTACCTGGAAAAGCCACGACCGCTGCATGCCGCGCAGATCGTCGGCCTGCTGGGGCTGTTCTGGGCGCTGCCCAAGACTTTCATCCTGCCGTTCACGCTGAATATTCTGTGCAGCCAGGTGATGTTGATGATCGCTGCGGCTGTCGCGCATGAGGCGTATCAGATGGCCTTCCGCGATGAGCTGACCGGGCTGCCCGGTCGTCGGGCGCTCAACGAAAGAATGCAGCGCCTGGGCCGTAATTATGTGCTGGCGATGAGCGACGTCGACCACTTCAAGAAATTCAACGACACCTATGGCCACGACGTGGGCGATCAGGTCTTGCGTCTGGTCGCCAGCAAGCTGTCGAAAATCACCAGTGGCGGCGGCAAGGCTTATCGCTATGGCGGGGAAGAGTTCGCCATCGTCTTTGCCGCCAGAACGCTGGACGAGTGCCTGCCGCATCTGGAAGCGATTCGCGAAACCATCGCCAATTACCAGATCCAGTTGCGCAACAAGGACCATCGTCCTCAAGACGATCAGCAAGGACGCCAGCGACGGGGCGGGCCACATGCAGGCAGTGTGTCGGTGACCATCAGCATCGGTGTTGCCGAGCGCCAGCCGGAGCATCGCAGCGCGGAAGAAGTGCTCAAATGCGCCGATCAGGCGCTGTACGCCGCCAAGGGTGCAGGCCGTAACTGCGTTGTCGCATTCGACCAGTTGAACCGGCGCGGCGCTGTGCGCACAACCGAAACATAG
- a CDS encoding acyl-CoA dehydrogenase C-terminal domain-containing protein, producing MADYKAPLRDMRFVLNEVFEVSRLWAQLPELAETVDAETVDAILEEAGKVTSKTIAPLSRNGDEEGCHWKDTVVTTPAGFPEAYRTYAEGGWVGVGGNPEFGGMGMPKVVSAQVEEMINSASLAFGLYAMLTSGACVSINTHATEALKAKFLPNMYSGAWAGSMCLTEAHCGTDLGMIRTRAEPQPDDAYTITGSKIFITGGEHDLTENIIHLVLAKLPDAPPGPKGISLFLVPKFMVGDDGSLGERNTVSCGSIEHKMGIQASATCVMNFDDAVGYLIGEPNKGLAAMFTMMNYERLGVGIQGLASGVQSYQNAVEYALDRLQSRAPTGAQNKDKAADPIIVHPDVRRMLLTMKAFNEGGRAFSSYVALQLDIAKFSADDTARKRADDLVALLTPVAKAFLSDIGLETTVHGQQVFGGHGYIREWGQEQLVRDVRITQIYEGTNGIQALDLVGRKIVGSNGAFYQLFSDEVRQFISASDSSLGEFTRPLTAALNMLDELTAWVLDRSRSNANEIGAASVEYLHLFGYTAYAYMWAMMAKAAMGKEQQEDFYASKMGTARFYFARLLPRIHSLDASVRAGSESLFLLEAAQF from the coding sequence ATGGCTGACTACAAAGCGCCGCTGCGCGATATGCGCTTCGTCCTCAATGAAGTGTTCGAGGTTTCCAGACTCTGGGCGCAACTGCCTGAGCTGGCTGAAACAGTCGACGCCGAAACGGTCGACGCCATTCTCGAAGAAGCCGGTAAAGTCACCAGCAAGACCATTGCCCCGCTGAGCCGTAATGGTGATGAGGAAGGCTGCCACTGGAAGGACACTGTGGTGACCACACCGGCGGGTTTTCCGGAAGCCTATCGGACTTACGCCGAAGGTGGCTGGGTGGGCGTTGGCGGTAATCCGGAATTCGGCGGCATGGGCATGCCCAAGGTGGTTTCGGCTCAAGTCGAAGAGATGATCAACTCCGCCAGCCTCGCCTTTGGTCTGTACGCCATGCTGACGTCTGGTGCCTGCGTGTCGATCAACACCCACGCCACCGAAGCGCTCAAGGCGAAATTTCTGCCCAATATGTATTCGGGAGCCTGGGCCGGGTCGATGTGCCTGACCGAGGCGCATTGCGGTACTGACCTCGGCATGATCCGCACCAGGGCCGAGCCTCAGCCTGACGACGCTTACACGATCACCGGCAGCAAGATTTTCATCACTGGCGGTGAACACGACCTGACTGAAAACATCATTCACCTGGTGCTCGCCAAACTGCCTGACGCTCCGCCCGGGCCGAAAGGCATCTCGCTGTTTCTGGTGCCCAAGTTCATGGTCGGTGACGATGGCAGCCTCGGCGAGCGCAATACCGTCAGTTGCGGCTCCATCGAGCACAAGATGGGTATTCAGGCGTCGGCGACCTGTGTCATGAACTTCGACGACGCGGTCGGCTACCTGATCGGCGAGCCTAACAAAGGTTTGGCGGCAATGTTCACGATGATGAATTACGAGCGCCTGGGTGTCGGCATTCAGGGCCTGGCGTCGGGTGTGCAGTCTTATCAGAACGCTGTCGAATACGCCCTTGATCGTCTGCAGAGCCGTGCCCCGACCGGTGCGCAGAACAAGGACAAGGCCGCTGACCCGATCATCGTCCATCCGGACGTGCGGCGCATGCTGCTGACCATGAAAGCCTTCAACGAAGGCGGTCGGGCGTTCTCCAGCTACGTTGCCCTGCAACTCGACATTGCCAAGTTCAGCGCGGATGACACCGCACGTAAACGTGCTGATGACCTGGTGGCGCTGCTGACGCCTGTCGCCAAGGCGTTCCTCAGTGACATCGGTCTGGAAACCACGGTTCATGGCCAGCAGGTGTTTGGCGGTCACGGCTACATTCGTGAGTGGGGCCAGGAGCAACTGGTGCGTGACGTGCGTATCACGCAGATCTACGAGGGCACCAACGGCATTCAGGCGCTGGATCTGGTCGGCCGCAAGATCGTCGGCTCCAACGGTGCGTTCTATCAGCTGTTCTCCGACGAAGTCCGCCAGTTCATCAGCGCTTCCGACAGCTCGCTTGGCGAATTCACCCGGCCGTTGACGGCTGCGCTGAACATGCTGGACGAACTGACCGCGTGGGTGCTGGACCGCTCGCGAAGTAACGCCAATGAAATCGGCGCGGCTTCGGTGGAGTATCTGCACCTGTTCGGTTACACCGCCTATGCCTACATGTGGGCAATGATGGCCAAAGCCGCTATGGGCAAGGAGCAGCAGGAAGACTTCTACGCCAGCAAGATGGGCACCGCGCGCTTCTACTTTGCCCGTTTGCTGCCGCGTATCCACTCGCTTGATGCGTCGGTACGCGCCGGCAGCGAGTCGCTGTTCCTGTTGGAGGCGGCACAATTCTGA